Proteins from a genomic interval of Sphingobacterium lactis:
- the tpx gene encoding thiol peroxidase encodes MAEVSFKGNAVHSSGNLPKVGETAPNFTLTAGDLSQKSLQDYNGKKVILNIFPSIDTGTCAMSVRQFNEKASGLDNTVVLCISKDLPFAQSRFCAAEGLDNVVTLSDFKNEEFDQAYGVKFVDGPLEGLLSRSVVVIGEDGKVIYTEQVAETTEEPNYDAALAAL; translated from the coding sequence ATGGCAGAAGTATCATTTAAAGGAAATGCAGTGCATTCCAGTGGAAATTTACCTAAAGTAGGTGAAACAGCTCCCAATTTTACATTAACAGCTGGCGATTTGTCACAAAAATCATTGCAAGATTACAACGGAAAGAAAGTCATTTTGAACATCTTCCCGAGTATCGATACAGGTACTTGCGCAATGTCGGTTCGACAGTTTAACGAGAAGGCTTCCGGATTGGACAATACCGTGGTGTTGTGTATCTCTAAGGATCTTCCATTTGCGCAAAGCCGTTTCTGCGCGGCCGAAGGTTTGGACAATGTTGTTACACTTTCGGACTTTAAGAATGAGGAATTCGATCAGGCATACGGCGTGAAGTTCGTCGATGGTCCGCTTGAAGGATTGTTGAGCCGCAGTGTGGTGGTAATCGGTGAGGATGGAAAGGTGATCTATACCGAGCAAGTTGCTGAAACTACGGAAGAACCAAACTATGATGCTGCATTGGCGGCATTGTAA
- a CDS encoding OmpP1/FadL family transporter, which produces MKRLLLCLLLASPSLLFAQGSQVNTQSQKAVGMAGAGSALFVDETSIVYNPGALVKMDGNASQVGGSAIMYRSAFQERGSNDVHHTKFQVSPPFGVYATFGPKGAWWKAGIGVYTPFGGGVDWGKEWPGRFSLTHLSMRAIYIQPTVSFKLTDQFSVGGGFVYNIGLVDLGRALPVFYPDGTAGQATLKGTGTGMGYNLGVHYNLDDQFAISLNYRSKVVTKLEGGDAEFEVPAALAANFPNGKFDAELPLPSSFNIGIAFPLGEKVKAAIDGSLINYSIYKELVFDYENNTPTLQDTRSEKKYQNAFSGKAGINYEVSDKLDLRVGAGYVYTPVQSKYVYPETPDNNRVMAAGGLTYKFNPNWQMSAAYVFQKILKRTTTNAETQLSGAYETNIHAPGISVSYSW; this is translated from the coding sequence ATGAAACGATTACTACTCTGTTTGTTATTAGCTTCACCTTCGCTCCTATTTGCGCAGGGTTCTCAAGTAAATACGCAAAGCCAGAAGGCTGTGGGTATGGCTGGCGCAGGTTCAGCACTGTTTGTCGATGAAACATCGATAGTTTACAACCCAGGCGCCTTGGTAAAAATGGATGGCAATGCCAGTCAGGTCGGCGGAAGCGCCATTATGTATCGTTCTGCTTTCCAGGAAAGAGGAAGCAACGATGTTCATCACACGAAATTTCAAGTCTCGCCACCATTTGGTGTTTATGCTACATTTGGCCCTAAGGGTGCGTGGTGGAAAGCCGGGATCGGTGTTTACACCCCATTCGGCGGTGGTGTAGACTGGGGAAAAGAATGGCCTGGCCGCTTCTCCTTGACACACCTGTCCATGCGTGCCATTTACATCCAACCAACGGTCAGCTTTAAGCTTACCGACCAGTTCAGCGTTGGTGGTGGATTTGTGTACAATATTGGTCTTGTTGATCTTGGCCGTGCATTACCGGTATTTTATCCGGATGGAACAGCAGGACAAGCAACTTTGAAAGGAACAGGTACCGGAATGGGCTATAACCTTGGTGTACATTACAACCTGGATGACCAATTTGCCATTTCCCTAAACTACCGTTCGAAGGTCGTTACGAAATTGGAAGGTGGAGATGCTGAATTTGAAGTACCAGCAGCCTTGGCGGCAAACTTCCCGAACGGAAAATTCGATGCCGAACTGCCGTTGCCTTCTTCCTTCAACATCGGGATTGCCTTCCCATTGGGTGAAAAGGTAAAAGCAGCGATCGATGGTTCCCTGATCAACTACAGCATTTACAAGGAATTGGTATTCGATTACGAAAACAACACACCAACCCTACAGGATACGCGTTCGGAGAAAAAATACCAAAATGCCTTCTCCGGGAAAGCAGGTATCAACTATGAGGTTAGCGATAAATTGGACTTACGCGTAGGTGCGGGGTATGTGTACACGCCGGTGCAGTCGAAATATGTTTACCCAGAGACGCCGGATAACAACCGGGTAATGGCAGCTGGTGGTTTGACCTATAAATTCAACCCAAATTGGCAGATGTCCGCAGCGTATGTATTCCAGAAAATCCTGAAAAGAACGACGACAAATGCGGAAACACAGTTGAGCGGTGCGTATGAGACCAACATCCATGCACCAGGTATTTCCGTTTCGTATTCTTGGTAG
- a CDS encoding M23 family metallopeptidase gives MKKISLALLFAFTCGASALAQNKNIITSRTYPQGYFRYSLNIAPDASGTFGELRSTHFHAGDDYRTQQRIGLPLHAAAEGYVSRVRVQIGGGGNSVYINHPNGFTSVYLHMDSFNDALTNIIRTEQYKQQRFDVDVEVKAGQVKLTKGQFIGNAGNTGGSGGPHLHFEIRDTKTQHPLNPQLFGLHFRDSFAPTINGIMVYDLADGVFNEHTGRRYQQLKALGSGRYALASGAPISVNGKFGLGINSIDRHRAGGFQNGVYSIELFLDGKSISTVVFEELDFNTSSAIASYIDFPHFKRTKVKVQKSFKDPGNPIELFKNLENDGIITLQDDAVHDVKYVVKDVHGNCSELDFKIRNNPAYTAKNNPAKGELMKYNTDNKYEAEEIKLHIPKGALYSDLDFVYSKSAPRANGYSSVHHVQNNLTPLFSTYNLNIKPTSLPKNLESKAIIASVEGGSVGGKFENGWVTVNTKIFGSFYVTVDTIAPTITPRNFSAGKNVSGQSKIDFTIADNFSGIQSFNAYIDGKWVLMEYDSKNRHLWHRFDSGLSKGKHTFKLVVKDWKDNEKVYEASFTR, from the coding sequence ATGAAGAAAATTTCACTTGCCCTTTTATTTGCTTTCACGTGTGGGGCATCCGCGCTTGCGCAAAATAAAAATATCATAACGTCACGAACCTATCCACAGGGGTACTTCCGGTATTCTTTGAACATCGCTCCGGATGCGTCCGGTACGTTCGGAGAATTGCGGTCCACGCATTTCCATGCGGGTGATGACTACAGGACACAACAGCGCATCGGCTTGCCCCTGCACGCTGCAGCGGAAGGCTATGTTTCCCGCGTACGCGTGCAAATAGGTGGTGGCGGAAACTCCGTTTACATCAATCACCCCAATGGATTCACCTCGGTTTACCTCCATATGGATAGCTTTAACGATGCATTGACGAATATCATCCGTACCGAACAGTACAAGCAGCAACGCTTTGATGTGGATGTAGAAGTGAAAGCGGGTCAGGTGAAGCTGACGAAAGGACAATTTATCGGAAATGCCGGAAATACGGGAGGATCCGGAGGTCCACACCTGCATTTCGAGATCCGTGATACCAAGACCCAGCATCCTTTAAACCCGCAACTTTTTGGTCTCCATTTCAGGGACAGCTTTGCACCGACAATCAATGGCATCATGGTCTATGATCTTGCCGATGGTGTTTTCAACGAACATACAGGTCGCCGGTACCAGCAGTTGAAAGCGCTGGGGTCCGGAAGATATGCCCTGGCTTCGGGCGCACCGATTTCCGTGAATGGCAAGTTTGGTCTCGGTATCAACAGCATCGACAGACACCGAGCGGGCGGTTTCCAGAATGGGGTATATTCAATTGAACTGTTCCTGGATGGCAAGTCGATCTCGACCGTTGTATTCGAGGAATTGGACTTCAATACATCCAGCGCCATTGCATCATATATTGATTTTCCGCACTTCAAACGCACCAAGGTAAAGGTGCAGAAAAGCTTCAAAGACCCAGGAAATCCAATTGAGTTGTTCAAGAACTTGGAAAACGATGGCATCATCACCTTGCAGGACGATGCTGTTCATGATGTCAAATATGTAGTGAAAGATGTCCATGGCAATTGCAGCGAATTGGACTTCAAGATCCGAAACAATCCAGCCTATACAGCGAAAAATAACCCGGCGAAGGGTGAATTAATGAAGTACAATACCGATAACAAATACGAGGCGGAAGAGATTAAATTGCACATTCCGAAGGGCGCACTGTACAGTGACCTGGATTTCGTATATAGTAAAAGTGCTCCGAGAGCAAATGGCTATTCATCGGTACACCACGTACAGAACAATTTGACTCCACTATTCAGCACGTATAACCTGAACATCAAACCCACCAGTTTGCCAAAAAACTTGGAAAGCAAGGCGATCATCGCATCAGTAGAAGGTGGTTCCGTAGGTGGTAAATTCGAAAACGGTTGGGTTACGGTGAACACCAAAATATTCGGTTCATTCTATGTCACCGTGGATACCATTGCACCGACGATAACACCAAGGAACTTCAGCGCGGGCAAGAATGTCAGCGGACAATCCAAAATTGACTTTACCATTGCCGACAATTTCTCAGGCATTCAGTCATTTAATGCGTATATTGATGGCAAATGGGTGTTGATGGAATACGATTCCAAGAACCGTCACCTGTGGCACCGATTCGATTCCGGATTGAGCAAAGGCAAGCATACCTTCAAACTGGTAGTGAAAGACTGGAAGGACAACGAAAAGGTATATGAAGCCTCATTTACACGATAA
- the bcp gene encoding thioredoxin-dependent thiol peroxidase has product MAELTIGDKAPAIKAKNQHGEDVQLSDFKGKKVILYFYPKDNTPGCTTEACNFRDNYQSLLNDGFEVIGVSIDSEQSHQKFIAKHELPFTLLADEDQKIVEDYGVWVEKNMYGKKYMGTARTTFIIDENGIIQHIIKKVDNKNASQQIRDLLAK; this is encoded by the coding sequence ATGGCAGAATTAACAATTGGGGATAAAGCCCCGGCAATCAAGGCGAAAAACCAACATGGTGAAGATGTGCAACTTTCGGACTTCAAAGGCAAGAAAGTGATCCTTTATTTCTACCCGAAGGACAATACTCCCGGCTGTACAACAGAGGCCTGCAATTTCAGGGACAATTACCAAAGTTTACTTAATGATGGATTTGAGGTGATCGGTGTCAGTATCGATAGCGAACAGTCGCATCAGAAGTTTATTGCCAAGCACGAACTGCCCTTTACCCTACTTGCGGATGAGGACCAAAAGATCGTGGAAGATTATGGGGTATGGGTCGAGAAAAACATGTACGGAAAGAAGTATATGGGCACGGCAAGAACCACCTTTATTATCGATGAAAACGGGATTATCCAACATATCATCAAGAAAGTAGACAATAAGAACGCAAGCCAACAAATTAGAGACTTATTGGCAAAATAA
- a CDS encoding glycoside hydrolase family 95 protein has product MKYILAGVALFCAGISQAQDMKLWYKEPAQQWEETLPLGNGQIGMMPDGKINDEAIVLNEISMWSGSKQDANNYEAKHSVLDIQRLLFAGKNDEAEALVNRNFVCVGEGSGQGNGANVPYGAFQNFGYLNFLYFHQGQPSAYKRWLDLAEAKAYTAFTHDGVQYTREYFTSFADNIGVIKLKADKKKSITFAMHFYREEHVDSHRVNGNEILISGALPDGKGGKGLRFAAKFKVLVKGGTLQNHDNQIIVKGADEAVVLYTASTSYYGHDPVAYVEKELKKAETKSYAALDKAHDTEYKPLFNRVSLQLTDAQPKDQIPTVERLAAFYKDPGQDNGLAALYYQFGRYLTLSSTAPKVAKALPPNLQGLWAHQIQTPWNGDYHLNINAQMNHWGVEVSNLSEYHTPFIAMIKNIAVEGKKTAKAYYDAPGWVVYMMTNPWGYTAPGEHASWGASTASGWLCNHLWEHYQFTGDRDYLREIYPVLKEAAEFYKATMVKDPKTGWYVTSPSVSPENGFRMENGKRAAVVMGPTIDNQIVRELYESVIAADQLLNLDDAFAKALQEDIKLLPPAVRVSKSGRVMEWLEDYEEVEPQHRHVSHLYGLYPAHFISPVSTPEWAAAAKKTLEVRGDEGTGWSRAWKILFWARLHDGDHALEILRQLLQPALNQQTTYGGAGAGTYPNLFCAHPPFQIDGNFGGSAGIAEMLIQSHDDAIHLLPALPKAWADGQVKGLKARGNYTVDIQWKDGKVVDYKIAGKKGEQVRVLKKGEQIEVTL; this is encoded by the coding sequence ATGAAGTATATTTTAGCAGGTGTTGCACTCTTTTGTGCCGGGATCTCCCAAGCGCAGGATATGAAATTATGGTATAAGGAACCTGCCCAGCAATGGGAGGAAACCCTACCTCTTGGCAATGGCCAGATTGGCATGATGCCGGATGGCAAGATCAATGATGAAGCCATCGTGCTGAATGAAATCTCCATGTGGTCGGGGTCCAAGCAGGATGCCAATAACTATGAGGCAAAACATAGTGTGCTCGATATTCAGCGCTTGCTGTTTGCTGGTAAAAACGACGAAGCCGAAGCCCTCGTGAACCGGAATTTTGTCTGTGTTGGGGAAGGGTCAGGTCAAGGCAATGGTGCCAATGTACCTTACGGTGCGTTTCAGAATTTTGGCTACCTCAATTTCCTGTATTTTCACCAAGGGCAACCAAGTGCCTACAAAAGATGGTTAGACCTCGCTGAGGCAAAAGCCTATACAGCGTTTACACATGATGGCGTGCAATATACACGCGAATATTTCACCTCCTTTGCCGATAATATTGGTGTCATTAAATTGAAAGCCGATAAGAAGAAATCCATCACCTTCGCTATGCATTTCTATCGCGAGGAACACGTGGATTCACACCGTGTAAATGGTAATGAGATCCTGATTTCTGGTGCTTTGCCGGATGGCAAAGGCGGGAAGGGGCTGCGGTTTGCAGCCAAGTTTAAAGTGCTGGTGAAAGGTGGGACCTTACAGAATCACGATAACCAAATTATTGTTAAGGGCGCTGATGAAGCAGTGGTGCTGTATACAGCATCCACAAGTTATTATGGACATGATCCAGTGGCCTACGTGGAAAAAGAATTGAAAAAGGCAGAAACCAAAAGCTATGCTGCTCTGGACAAAGCCCATGACACCGAATACAAACCGTTGTTCAACCGGGTGTCGCTCCAGTTAACGGATGCGCAGCCTAAGGATCAAATCCCAACTGTCGAAAGACTGGCTGCATTCTACAAAGATCCCGGTCAGGATAATGGGTTGGCCGCCCTGTATTATCAATTCGGCAGGTACCTGACCCTTTCCAGTACGGCTCCGAAGGTGGCAAAAGCCCTACCACCCAACTTGCAAGGCTTATGGGCACATCAGATCCAGACCCCTTGGAATGGCGATTACCACCTGAACATCAATGCCCAGATGAACCATTGGGGTGTTGAGGTCAGTAACCTATCGGAATACCATACTCCTTTTATTGCGATGATCAAGAATATTGCTGTAGAAGGGAAGAAGACAGCTAAAGCCTATTACGATGCACCTGGATGGGTGGTGTATATGATGACCAATCCATGGGGCTATACCGCACCCGGGGAGCATGCCTCCTGGGGGGCAAGTACAGCGTCGGGTTGGCTATGCAATCACCTTTGGGAGCATTATCAATTTACGGGAGACAGGGATTACCTGCGGGAAATCTATCCGGTGCTGAAAGAGGCAGCGGAATTTTATAAAGCGACGATGGTTAAGGATCCGAAGACCGGGTGGTATGTAACCTCGCCTTCGGTATCGCCGGAGAATGGCTTTCGGATGGAAAATGGCAAGCGCGCTGCAGTGGTGATGGGGCCGACCATTGATAACCAAATTGTGCGGGAGCTTTACGAATCTGTGATTGCTGCCGATCAGCTTTTGAACTTGGATGATGCTTTTGCGAAGGCGCTGCAGGAGGATATCAAGCTTCTTCCGCCAGCTGTCCGTGTCAGCAAGTCGGGGCGTGTGATGGAATGGCTGGAAGATTATGAAGAGGTGGAACCCCAGCATCGCCATGTCTCGCACCTGTATGGACTATATCCAGCGCATTTTATCTCACCGGTGAGCACACCCGAATGGGCAGCTGCCGCCAAGAAAACATTGGAGGTCCGGGGAGATGAGGGGACTGGTTGGTCTAGGGCGTGGAAGATCTTGTTCTGGGCGCGCCTCCACGATGGCGATCATGCCTTGGAGATATTGAGGCAATTGCTACAGCCAGCACTTAACCAACAGACAACGTATGGAGGCGCTGGAGCTGGAACCTATCCCAATCTGTTCTGTGCCCATCCGCCATTCCAGATCGATGGAAACTTTGGTGGTTCCGCCGGAATTGCGGAAATGTTGATCCAGAGCCATGACGATGCCATTCATCTCCTGCCAGCCCTGCCGAAAGCTTGGGCAGACGGACAGGTAAAAGGATTGAAGGCGCGTGGAAATTATACCGTCGATATCCAGTGGAAGGACGGTAAAGTGGTTGATTATAAGATTGCCGGTAAGAAAGGAGAGCAGGTGAGGGTCTTGAAAAAAGGTGAGCAAATCGAAGTGACCTTATAA
- a CDS encoding trans-sulfuration enzyme family protein — protein MNNEQSKIIREQAQRSNLREHSVPLYLTSSFIFDSAEQGRAVFAEEEEAMVYSRYANPNTTEFINKVCLLEEAEAGLAFASGMGAVFATFAGFIQQGDHIVSSRAIFGSTHQLFTQLFPRWGVTTTYVDAINPEEWEKAIQPNTKFIYLESPSNPGLELVDLEWLGGLKKKYPHIIFAIDNCFATPYLQKPLKYGFDLSIHSATKYMDGQGRVLGGVIVGNQELIDKLMFFIRHTGPAMSAFNAWVLSKSIETLGLRMDRHCSNALALAQELEKHAEIADVKYPFLPSHPQYELAKKQMKAGGGIVTIEVKGGKERAFNFLDNLKMILYTSNLGDSRSIATHPASTTHSKLTEEEREKLGIRPGTVRLSIGIEDQQDIIQDILQALDASK, from the coding sequence ATGAATAACGAACAATCCAAAATAATCCGCGAACAGGCCCAGCGTTCCAACTTACGGGAGCACTCTGTTCCGCTATACCTGACATCCAGTTTCATCTTTGACAGTGCTGAGCAAGGGCGTGCGGTTTTCGCCGAAGAAGAAGAGGCGATGGTCTATTCCCGCTATGCCAATCCGAATACGACGGAATTCATCAATAAGGTTTGTCTACTGGAAGAAGCTGAAGCCGGTTTGGCATTCGCATCCGGTATGGGTGCAGTTTTTGCGACCTTCGCCGGATTTATCCAACAGGGGGACCATATCGTTTCCTCCCGTGCGATCTTTGGATCTACGCATCAGTTATTCACCCAGCTTTTCCCAAGATGGGGTGTAACCACGACTTACGTGGATGCCATTAACCCTGAGGAATGGGAGAAAGCCATCCAACCCAACACGAAATTTATCTATCTGGAATCCCCATCCAATCCTGGTCTCGAATTGGTTGACCTGGAATGGTTAGGTGGACTCAAGAAAAAATACCCGCATATTATTTTCGCTATCGACAATTGTTTCGCAACGCCATACTTACAGAAACCATTGAAGTACGGTTTCGACCTTTCCATCCATTCCGCAACGAAGTATATGGACGGTCAAGGACGTGTTTTGGGTGGTGTGATTGTCGGCAATCAGGAACTCATCGACAAATTGATGTTCTTTATCCGTCATACGGGCCCGGCCATGTCTGCTTTCAATGCTTGGGTGCTTTCCAAGAGCATCGAGACCTTGGGCTTGCGCATGGACAGACACTGTTCCAATGCCTTGGCTTTAGCGCAGGAGCTGGAGAAGCATGCAGAAATAGCGGATGTCAAATACCCGTTCTTGCCATCACATCCGCAATATGAATTGGCAAAGAAACAGATGAAAGCAGGTGGTGGTATTGTCACGATCGAAGTAAAGGGCGGCAAAGAAAGAGCCTTTAATTTCCTGGACAATTTGAAAATGATCCTATATACTTCAAACCTTGGCGATTCGCGCAGTATCGCCACACATCCGGCCTCCACGACCCACTCTAAATTAACAGAAGAAGAGCGGGAAAAATTGGGTATCCGCCCGGGAACTGTTCGGCTATCAATCGGTATAGAAGACCAACAGGATATTATTCAAGATATTCTTCAGGCCTTGGATGCCTCGAAATAA
- a CDS encoding glycine--tRNA ligase, with protein sequence MSKQTDDFFKNIISHAKEYGFVFPSSEIYDGLSAVYDYGQLGSELKNNLKTYWWKSMVQLNENIVGIDAAIFMHPTTWKASGHVDGFNDPMIDNKDSKKRYRADQLIEDKIDRYEKDGKTEKAAQLQQDLDDALNADDLARLKTIIEEHNIVCPISGTKNWTEVRQFNLMFATQMGAMADGAEQVYLRPETAQGIFVNFLNVQKTGRMKIPFGIAQIGKAFRNEVIARQFIMRMREFEQMEMQFFVRPGSELEWYAKWKEARLKWHLALGADQNKYRYHDHVKLAHYANAAVDIEYQFPFGFKEVEGIHSRTDFDLKQHQEFSGKKLQYFDPEINQSYIPYVIETSIGLDRLFLTVLANCLVQEDLSTEERQDSRVVLKFHPAIAPVKAAVLPLTKKDGLPEKAREIMAKLKLDYNIQYDEKDSIGKRYRRQDAIGTPFCITVDHQTLEDNTVTIRHRDSMEQERVNVSELESIIGNLVSLSNLLKQLV encoded by the coding sequence ATGAGCAAGCAAACAGACGATTTTTTCAAGAATATTATTTCTCATGCCAAGGAATACGGTTTTGTATTCCCTTCGAGTGAAATTTACGACGGTCTAAGTGCCGTTTATGATTATGGTCAATTGGGTTCCGAATTGAAGAACAACCTGAAGACCTATTGGTGGAAATCTATGGTTCAGTTGAATGAGAACATTGTGGGTATTGATGCCGCAATTTTCATGCATCCAACAACCTGGAAAGCATCAGGTCACGTGGATGGGTTCAACGACCCGATGATTGATAATAAAGATTCGAAGAAACGTTATCGCGCCGACCAACTCATTGAAGATAAGATTGACCGTTACGAAAAGGACGGCAAGACCGAAAAAGCGGCTCAGTTGCAGCAAGACCTTGACGATGCCCTAAATGCGGACGATTTAGCACGCCTGAAGACCATCATCGAGGAACACAATATCGTATGTCCGATCTCCGGAACGAAGAACTGGACTGAGGTGCGTCAGTTCAACCTGATGTTCGCGACCCAAATGGGTGCCATGGCGGATGGTGCAGAGCAAGTGTACCTGCGTCCGGAAACGGCACAAGGTATCTTCGTGAACTTCCTGAATGTACAGAAAACAGGTAGGATGAAAATCCCTTTCGGTATTGCACAGATCGGTAAAGCATTCCGGAATGAGGTTATTGCACGTCAGTTCATCATGCGCATGCGTGAATTCGAACAGATGGAAATGCAATTCTTCGTACGTCCGGGTTCCGAACTGGAATGGTACGCCAAATGGAAAGAGGCACGCTTGAAATGGCACTTGGCCCTTGGCGCTGACCAGAATAAATACCGCTACCACGATCACGTGAAATTGGCGCACTATGCGAATGCCGCGGTAGATATCGAATATCAATTCCCATTCGGTTTCAAGGAAGTGGAAGGTATCCACTCCCGCACGGATTTCGACTTAAAACAACACCAGGAATTCTCCGGTAAGAAATTGCAATATTTCGACCCTGAGATCAACCAAAGCTATATTCCTTACGTTATCGAAACGTCCATCGGTTTGGATCGTTTGTTCTTGACCGTACTGGCGAACTGCCTGGTACAGGAGGACCTTTCTACCGAAGAACGCCAAGATTCCCGTGTGGTATTGAAGTTCCACCCAGCGATTGCACCGGTGAAAGCTGCAGTGCTTCCGTTGACCAAAAAGGACGGCCTTCCAGAGAAAGCACGTGAAATCATGGCGAAGTTGAAGCTGGACTACAACATCCAATACGACGAGAAAGACTCCATCGGAAAGCGTTACAGACGTCAGGATGCCATTGGTACGCCATTCTGTATTACCGTTGACCACCAAACCTTAGAGGACAATACTGTAACCATCCGTCACCGCGACAGCATGGAGCAGGAACGTGTGAATGTCTCTGAATTGGAAAGCATCATCGGAAACTTGGTCAGCCTGAGCAACCTATTGAAACAATTGGTATAA
- a CDS encoding alpha-L-fucosidase, protein MKKSNLFALFLLSPMLAISQTEPAPYGALPSERQLKWHEMEMYTLIHYTPTTFQNKEWGFGDADPQIFNPSKFDADQIARAAASGGFKGLISVAKHHDGFCLWPTKTTTYSVASSPWKEGKGDMVKEFMKASHDNGLEFGVYLSAWDRNDTRYGSKAYADAYRDQLRELMSNYGPLFTSWHDGANGGDGYYGGKNEKRTIDRSTYYEWHEKTWPIVRELQPMAMIFSDVGPDMRWVGNEKGFAAETSWATLTPRSKDGKTPVPGEVDDSNLPTGDRGGQYWIPAECDVPQRPGWFYHEDQNDKVKTPNQLFEIYLKSVGRGGGMNLGLAPMPEGVLHDNDVKSLAAFGEKIKATFAENLAAGAQAKASNVRQNNEKFNVQHLFDQDRYTYYASDDNVHNPSIEITLPKEQEFDLIRLRENIKLGQRLDSVQVETWANNAWQPLAKATSIGANRLIKLYKPVKAQKLRVTLYAPVAPTLSDFALFKEAPSDFKFDVLDRNKVPKDQLKMISGDKNAALALDNNTSTVWETLLSNPKYVEIRLAKTQQIIGMSYTPRSDGKLAGVPTKYEVQLSMDGKAWNTVHIGEFSNIKANATPQNITFSAPQEAHYIRFIPKDVLSADKAFSVAEFEVYLK, encoded by the coding sequence ATGAAAAAATCTAACCTATTTGCCTTATTTCTGTTAAGTCCTATGCTTGCGATTTCCCAGACTGAACCTGCTCCGTATGGCGCACTGCCATCGGAAAGACAGTTGAAATGGCACGAAATGGAAATGTATACCCTGATCCATTATACGCCGACCACCTTCCAGAATAAGGAATGGGGATTTGGCGATGCCGACCCGCAAATTTTCAATCCGTCGAAATTTGATGCCGACCAGATTGCTCGAGCAGCAGCTTCTGGCGGATTTAAAGGTTTGATTTCCGTAGCGAAACATCACGATGGTTTCTGCTTGTGGCCGACCAAGACTACGACCTACAGCGTAGCGAGTTCCCCATGGAAAGAGGGGAAGGGAGATATGGTTAAGGAATTCATGAAAGCCTCCCACGATAATGGTCTTGAGTTCGGCGTGTACCTTTCGGCATGGGATCGCAATGATACCCGCTATGGTTCAAAAGCGTATGCGGATGCCTACCGGGATCAATTGCGGGAGTTGATGAGTAATTACGGGCCTTTATTTACCTCCTGGCACGATGGCGCCAATGGGGGCGACGGATATTATGGTGGGAAGAATGAAAAGCGGACCATCGATCGCAGTACATATTACGAATGGCACGAGAAAACATGGCCAATCGTTCGGGAGTTACAGCCCATGGCGATGATCTTTTCGGATGTCGGTCCGGATATGCGCTGGGTGGGCAACGAAAAGGGATTTGCAGCAGAAACGAGCTGGGCGACACTCACCCCCCGGAGTAAGGACGGGAAAACACCGGTTCCCGGGGAGGTTGATGACAGCAATCTGCCAACAGGAGACCGCGGCGGACAGTACTGGATCCCTGCTGAATGCGATGTGCCCCAGCGACCGGGATGGTTCTATCACGAAGACCAGAACGATAAGGTCAAGACCCCAAATCAGCTTTTTGAGATTTACCTGAAGTCCGTTGGCCGTGGCGGTGGCATGAATCTAGGGCTTGCGCCAATGCCAGAGGGGGTATTGCACGATAATGATGTGAAATCCCTGGCCGCTTTTGGCGAAAAGATAAAAGCGACATTTGCAGAGAATCTGGCTGCAGGTGCACAGGCGAAGGCCTCCAATGTTCGCCAGAACAACGAAAAGTTCAATGTGCAGCATTTGTTCGACCAGGACCGTTATACCTATTATGCATCGGATGATAACGTACATAATCCATCTATCGAGATTACCCTGCCCAAAGAGCAGGAGTTTGACCTGATCCGCTTGCGGGAAAATATCAAGTTGGGTCAGCGTTTGGATAGCGTACAGGTGGAAACATGGGCGAACAATGCCTGGCAACCTCTTGCTAAAGCGACCAGTATCGGTGCCAATCGCTTGATCAAGCTCTACAAACCGGTGAAAGCACAAAAATTACGGGTCACACTTTATGCTCCTGTTGCGCCGACACTTAGTGATTTTGCCCTATTTAAAGAGGCTCCATCGGATTTTAAATTTGATGTCCTGGATCGGAATAAGGTCCCTAAAGATCAATTGAAAATGATCTCAGGCGATAAAAATGCTGCCCTTGCCTTGGATAACAATACCTCGACGGTATGGGAAACACTGCTGAGCAATCCGAAGTACGTGGAAATCCGGTTGGCAAAGACACAGCAAATCATCGGAATGAGTTACACACCACGGAGCGATGGAAAATTGGCTGGCGTACCTACCAAATATGAGGTGCAGCTCAGTATGGATGGCAAGGCCTGGAATACCGTGCACATTGGCGAATTTTCAAACATCAAGGCCAATGCTACCCCGCAGAACATTACGTTCTCAGCACCTCAAGAGGCGCATTATATCCGGTTCATTCCCAAGGATGTCCTGAGTGCGGATAAGGCGTTTTCCGTTGCGGAATTTGAAGTTTATTTGAAGTAG